Proteins encoded in a region of the Methanofollis tationis genome:
- a CDS encoding ATP-binding cassette domain-containing protein, with amino-acid sequence MQVALEEIAFSRRAFTLACSGVFEEGIHLVTGRVGSGKTTLALLLTGLLQPDAGSVRREGVGTMTLSFQNPEYHVTEATVRAEIASYGADPDAVAGRCGLADRVDDDPFHLSRGELKRLHLACLFARAWDLLILDEPFSSLDCVQKRHLCRWLEEGDAGITVIFTHERQVLPRVDYIWEVADGRAACLGPVPGAIGRWRYAPPYLKRALEEGRRPANIRFEDVREAR; translated from the coding sequence GTGCAGGTGGCGCTTGAAGAGATCGCCTTCTCCCGCAGAGCGTTCACCCTCGCCTGTTCTGGCGTCTTTGAAGAGGGGATCCATCTTGTCACCGGCAGGGTGGGGAGCGGGAAGACGACGCTTGCTCTCCTCCTCACCGGCCTTTTGCAGCCAGACGCCGGGAGCGTGCGGCGCGAAGGCGTCGGGACGATGACCCTCTCCTTCCAGAACCCCGAGTACCATGTCACCGAGGCGACGGTCAGGGCCGAGATCGCATCCTATGGTGCGGACCCGGACGCCGTTGCCGGACGGTGCGGTCTTGCCGACCGTGTCGACGACGACCCGTTCCACCTCTCCCGCGGCGAACTCAAGCGGCTTCACCTCGCCTGCCTCTTTGCCCGCGCATGGGATCTGCTGATCCTCGACGAGCCCTTCAGTTCACTCGACTGCGTGCAGAAACGGCATCTCTGCCGTTGGCTGGAGGAGGGCGATGCCGGCATCACCGTGATCTTCACCCATGAACGCCAGGTGCTCCCGCGGGTCGACTATATCTGGGAGGTCGCAGACGGCAGGGCGGCGTGTCTCGGCCCGGTGCCCGGGGCGATCGGCCGCTGGCGGTATGCACCGCCGTACCTGAAGCGTGCACTCGAAGAGGGGCGCAGGCCTGCCAACATCAGGTTCGAGGACGTGAGGGAGGCGAGATGA
- the oadA gene encoding sodium-extruding oxaloacetate decarboxylase subunit alpha gives MSAASPKRVHITDTTLRDAHQSLIATRMRTEDMLPLARKMDDVGFFSLEAWGGATFDSCIRFLNDDPWDRLRDLKAELDKTPIQMLLRGQNLVGYRHYPDDVVERFVDAAYKNGVDIFRVFDALNDVRNMEKAFSSVKAAGAHLQGTICYTTSPVHTTAKFIEMAEDLSARGCDSVCIKDMAGLIMPGAARDLIAGIKERIDLPVCLHSHSTSGVAPMSYQAAIDAGVDIVDTAMSPFALGTSQPPTESVVASLMGTDRETGIDLHALHKVRDLCMRLREKYQGLLDPISERVDSDVLIYQLPGGMISNLVSQLKEQDALNRLEEVFVEIPRVRQDLGYPPLVTPTSQIVGTQAVLNVLMGGKRYGNVTKEVKDYVRGLYGRSPAPISDEIRGIIIGTEGVITVRPADLLEPAYQKMREQAEKDGLVRKEEDILTYILYPAIAPSFLKGERKPEGIPERRAAATTSSADIPSFMEVEVDGEIFSVRIVSVEGSAVDSGSRAAGTELPRGEIAGGIKSNMQGMVLEVRVSPGVQVKKGDVLLVLEAMKMENPIYAPTDGKVKEIFVDSGDVVQNGDVLMVVE, from the coding sequence ATGAGTGCTGCCAGTCCTAAACGAGTTCATATTACCGATACGACGCTCAGGGATGCCCATCAGTCGCTCATCGCCACCCGAATGAGAACAGAGGACATGCTCCCTCTGGCTCGTAAGATGGATGATGTGGGCTTTTTCTCCCTTGAGGCATGGGGCGGGGCGACCTTTGACAGTTGTATCCGCTTTCTGAACGACGACCCCTGGGATCGCCTTCGCGATCTGAAGGCCGAACTCGACAAGACGCCGATCCAGATGCTCCTGCGGGGCCAGAACCTTGTCGGCTATCGCCACTATCCAGACGACGTCGTGGAGCGGTTCGTGGACGCCGCATATAAAAACGGCGTGGATATTTTCAGGGTCTTTGACGCCCTCAACGACGTCCGGAACATGGAGAAGGCGTTTTCCAGCGTGAAAGCGGCCGGCGCCCATCTTCAGGGGACGATCTGCTATACGACGAGCCCGGTGCACACGACGGCGAAGTTCATCGAGATGGCCGAGGACCTCTCGGCCCGCGGCTGCGACTCGGTCTGCATCAAGGATATGGCCGGGCTGATCATGCCCGGAGCGGCCCGCGACCTCATCGCCGGGATCAAGGAGCGCATCGATCTGCCGGTCTGTCTCCATTCCCACTCGACGAGCGGCGTGGCGCCGATGAGTTACCAGGCGGCAATAGATGCCGGCGTCGATATCGTTGACACGGCGATGTCGCCCTTCGCTCTGGGCACCTCGCAGCCGCCGACCGAGAGCGTGGTCGCATCGCTGATGGGGACCGACCGCGAGACCGGGATCGACCTGCACGCCCTTCATAAGGTCAGGGACCTCTGCATGCGGCTGCGGGAGAAATATCAGGGGCTCCTCGACCCGATCTCAGAGCGCGTCGATTCCGACGTGCTCATCTACCAGCTGCCCGGCGGGATGATCTCGAACCTGGTCTCGCAGCTGAAAGAGCAGGACGCCCTTAACCGCCTCGAAGAGGTGTTTGTGGAGATCCCGCGGGTGCGCCAGGACCTCGGCTACCCCCCGCTGGTGACCCCGACCTCCCAGATCGTCGGGACGCAGGCGGTGCTCAACGTGCTGATGGGCGGGAAGCGTTACGGCAACGTCACAAAGGAGGTCAAGGACTATGTGCGGGGGCTGTACGGGCGGTCTCCGGCACCGATCTCCGATGAGATCAGGGGGATCATCATCGGGACTGAGGGCGTGATCACGGTCCGCCCGGCCGACCTTCTTGAGCCGGCCTATCAGAAGATGCGCGAGCAGGCCGAGAAGGACGGGCTTGTCCGCAAGGAGGAGGATATCCTCACCTACATCCTCTATCCGGCGATCGCCCCGTCGTTCCTGAAAGGGGAGCGCAAGCCCGAGGGGATCCCGGAGAGAAGGGCGGCCGCCACTACCTCCTCTGCCGATATCCCGAGCTTCATGGAGGTCGAGGTCGACGGCGAGATCTTCTCGGTCAGAATCGTCTCGGTGGAGGGGAGTGCGGTCGACTCAGGCTCCAGGGCCGCCGGGACCGAGCTGCCCAGAGGGGAGATTGCAGGCGGGATCAAGTCCAACATGCAGGGCATGGTCCTCGAAGTGCGGGTGAGCCCGGGCGTGCAGGTAAAGAAGGGCGACGTCCTTCTGGTGCTTGAGGCGATGAAGATGGAGAACCCGATCTATGCCCCCACGGATGGGAAGGTCAAGGAGATCTTCGTGGACTCAGGGGATGTCGTCCAGAACGGGGATGTCCTGATGGTGGTCGAATGA
- a CDS encoding ATP-binding cassette domain-containing protein, whose product MIALTDVRHQILAIPSLILPEGTTALIGPNGSGKSTLLSLLAGLHLPQEGSVRFDGQSPREVEIGWVDEFPDQSILFTCVFDEIAGPSRFACLSCGETERRVREAANLVGIEGLLTRTVRDLSGGERALVALATALSSRPEVLILDEFDSHLDEETARAVERAIGACRCPYVVRCTQDMEAASRADTVVFLKKGSVVHAGPPAEVFLALEKTCFYPDLWRCGRAGGA is encoded by the coding sequence ATGATCGCACTTACGGACGTTCGCCACCAGATCCTCGCCATCCCCTCCCTCATCCTTCCTGAGGGAACGACCGCACTCATCGGCCCGAACGGGAGCGGGAAGTCCACGCTGCTCTCCCTGCTTGCCGGGCTGCATCTCCCGCAGGAGGGGAGCGTCCGCTTCGACGGTCAGTCTCCCAGGGAGGTCGAGATCGGATGGGTCGACGAGTTTCCTGATCAGAGCATCCTCTTCACCTGCGTCTTCGACGAGATCGCCGGCCCCTCCCGGTTTGCCTGCCTCTCCTGCGGGGAGACGGAGCGGCGTGTCCGCGAGGCCGCCAATCTGGTCGGGATCGAGGGGCTGCTTACGCGGACGGTCAGGGATCTCTCTGGCGGCGAGCGGGCCCTTGTGGCCCTTGCAACCGCCCTGTCTTCCCGCCCTGAGGTGCTGATCCTCGATGAGTTCGACTCGCACCTTGACGAAGAGACGGCACGGGCGGTGGAGCGGGCGATCGGCGCCTGCCGGTGCCCGTATGTCGTCAGGTGCACCCAGGACATGGAGGCGGCGTCCCGCGCCGATACGGTTGTCTTCCTCAAGAAAGGGTCGGTCGTCCATGCCGGTCCGCCCGCAGAGGTGTTTCTGGCACTTGAAAAAACCTGTTTCTACCCTGACCTCTGGAGGTGCGGTCGTGCAGGTGGCGCTTGA
- a CDS encoding biotin transporter BioY, producing MYGDERRSRMIAESAGFIALIAAGSWVSIPFFPVPLTLQTFFVLLAGAVMKWRAVVPVGLYVLLGALGLPLFHNGTAGIGVLFGPTGGFILGFIAAGLVAGIAYEHRSDRIRIAGLAAASLLIYLFGVSWLAFSTGMGIAAAIVIGMAPFLPGDAVKAAAVFYVARRLQ from the coding sequence ATGTACGGAGACGAGCGGCGTTCCCGGATGATCGCAGAGTCGGCAGGCTTTATCGCCCTGATTGCCGCGGGATCCTGGGTCTCCATCCCTTTTTTCCCGGTCCCGCTCACCCTTCAGACCTTCTTTGTCCTCCTCGCCGGTGCGGTGATGAAGTGGCGGGCGGTCGTGCCGGTCGGGCTGTATGTGCTGCTCGGCGCCCTGGGCCTCCCGCTTTTCCACAACGGGACGGCGGGAATCGGGGTTCTTTTCGGGCCGACCGGGGGTTTTATTCTCGGTTTTATCGCTGCCGGCCTCGTGGCGGGAATTGCCTATGAACATCGGTCCGACCGGATCAGGATCGCAGGGCTTGCCGCCGCATCGCTTCTGATCTATCTCTTCGGGGTCTCTTGGCTCGCCTTTTCGACGGGGATGGGGATCGCGGCGGCGATCGTGATTGGCATGGCTCCGTTTCTGCCGGGCGACGCCGTCAAGGCGGCAGCGGTGTTTTATGTCGCCAGACGGTTGCAATGA